In Palaemon carinicauda isolate YSFRI2023 chromosome 1, ASM3689809v2, whole genome shotgun sequence, the genomic stretch agtcgtggccgcccctagtgggcctgtagtcgtggccgcccctagtgggcctgtagtcgtggccgcccctagtgggcctgtagtcgtggccgcccctagtgggcctgtagtcgtggccgcccctagtgggcctgtagtcgtggccgcccctagtgggcctgtagtcgtggccgcccctagtgggcctgtagtcgtggccgcccctagtgggcctgtagtcgtggccgcccctagtgggcctgtagtcgtggccgcccctagtgggcctgtagtcgtggccgcccctagtgggcctgtagtcgtggccgcccctagtgggcctgtagtcgtggccgcccctagtgggcctgtagtcgtggccgcccctagtgggcctgtagtcgtggccgcccctagtgggcctgtagtcgtggccgcccctagtgggcctgtagtcgtggccgcccctagtgggcctgtagtcgtggccgcccctagtgggcctgtagtcgtggccgcccctagtgggcctgtagtcgtggccgcccctagtgggcctgtagtcgtggccgcccctagtgggcctgtagtcgtggccgcccctagtgggcctgtagtcgtggccgcccctagtgggcctgtagtcgtggccgcccctagtgggcctgtagtcgtggccgcccctagtgggcctgtagtcgtggccgcccctagtgggcctgtagtcgtggccgcccctagtgggcctgtagtcgtggccgcccctagtgggcctgtagtcgtggccgcccctagtgggcctgtagtcgtggccgcccctagtgggcctgtagtcgtggccgcccctagtgggcctgtagtcgtggccgcccctagtgggcctgtagtcgtggccgcccctagtgggcctgtagtcgtggccgcccctagtgggcctgtagtcgtggccgcccctagtgggcctgtagtcgtggccgcccctagtgggcctgtagtcgtggccgcccctagtgggcctgtagtcgtggccgcccctagtgggcctgtagtcgtggccgcccctagtgggcctgtagtcgtggccgcccctagtgggcctgtagtcgtggccgcccctagtgggcctgtagtcgtggccgcccctagtgggcctgtagtcgtggccgcccctagtgggcctgtagtcgtggccgcccctagtgggcctgtagtcgtggccgcccctagtgggcctgtagtcgtggccgcccctagtgggcctgtagtcgtggccgcccctagtgggcctgtagtcgtggccgcccctagtgggcctgtagtcgtggccgcccctagtgggcctgtagtcgtggccgcccctagtgggcctgtagtcgtggccgcccctagtgggcctgtagtcgtggccgcccctagtgggcctgtagtcgtggccgcccctagtgggcctgtagtcgtggccgcccctagtgggcctgtagtcgtggccgcccctagtgggcctgtagtcgtggccgcccctagtgggcctgtagtcgtggccgcccctagtgggcctgtagtcgtggccgcccctagtgggcctgtagtcgtggccgcccctagtgggcctgtagtcgtggccgcccctagtgggcctgtagtcgtggccgcccctagtgggcctgtagtcgtggccgcccctagtgggcctgtagtcgtggccgcccctagtgggcctgtagtcgtggccgcccctagtgggcctgtagtcgtggccgcccctagtgggcctgtagtcgtggccgcccctagtgggcctgtagtcgtggccgcccctagtgggcctgtagtcgtggccgcccctagtgggcctgtagtcgtggccgcccctagtgggcctgtagtcgtggccgcccctagtgggcctgtagtcgtggccgcccctagtgggcctgtagtcgtggccgcccctagtgggcctgtagtcgtggccgcccctagtgggcctgtagtcgtggccgcccctagtgggcctgtagtcgtggccgcccctagtgggcctgtagtcgtggccgcccctagtgggcccgtagtcgtggccgcccctagtgggcccgtagtcgtggccgcccctagtgggcctgtagtcgtggccgcccatagtgggcccgtagtcgtggccgcccctagtgggcccgtagtcgtggccgcccctagtgggcccgtagtcgtggccgcccctagtgggcccgtagtcgtggccgcccctagtgggcctgtagtcgtggccgcccatagtggggTCTATAGTCATGGCCGCCCATAGTGGGTCtatagtcgtggccgcccatagtgggcatatagtcgtggccgcccatagtaGGCCTATAGTcatggccgcccatagtgggcatatagtcgtggccgcccatagtgggcctgtagtcgtggccgcccatagtgggcctgtagtcgtggccgcccatagtgggcctatagtcgtggccgcccatagtcgtggccgcccatagtgagcatatagtcgtggccgcccatagtcgtggccgcccatagtgggcatatagtcgtggccgcccatagtgggcctgtagtcgtggccgcccatagtgggcctgtagtcgtggccacCCATAGTGGACCtatagtcgtggccgcccatagtgggcctgtagtcgtggccgcccatagtgggcctgtagtcgtggccgcccatagtgggcctgtagtcgtggccacccatagtgggcctgtagtcgtggccgcccatagtgggcctgtagtcgtggccgcccatagtgggcctgtagtcgtggccgcccatagtgggcctgtagtcgtggccacccatagtgggcctgtagtcgtggccgcccatagtgggcctgtagtcgtggccacCCATAGTGGACCtatagtcgtggccgcccatagtgggcctgtagtcgtggccgcccatagtgggcctgtagtcgtggccgcccatagtgggcctgtagtcgtggccgcccatagtgggcctgtagttgtggccgcccatagtgggcctgtagtcgtggccgcccatagtgggcctgtagtcgtggccacCCATAGTGGGCCTATAGTCGTGGCCACCCATAGTGGACCtatagtcgtggccgcccatagtgggcctaaagtcgtggccgcccatagtgggcctaTAGTCGTGGCCACCCATAGTGGGCCTATAGTCGTGGCCACCCATAGTGGGcttgtagtcgtggccgcccctagtgggcctgtagtcgtggccgcccatagtgggcctaTAGTCGTGGCCAcccatagtgggcctgtagtcgtggccgcccatagtgggcctgtagtcgtggccgcccatagtgggcctgtagtcgtggccgcccatagtgggcctgtagtcgtggccgcccatagtgggcctgtagtcgtggccgcccatagtgggcctgtagtcgtggccgcccatagtgggcctaaagtcgtggccgcccatagtgggcctgtagtcgtggccgcccatagtgggcctgtagtcgtggccgcccatagtgggcctgtagtcgtggccgcccatagtggacctgtagtcgtggccgcccatagtgggcctgtagtcgtggccgcccatagtgggcctgtagtcgtggccgcccatagtgggcctgtagtcgtggccgcccatagtgggcctgtagtcgtggccgcccatagtgggcctgtagtcgtggccgcccatagtgggcctgtagtcgtggccgcccatagtggacctttagtcgtggccgcccatagtgggcctaaagtcgtggccgcccatagtgggcctgtagtcgtggccgcccatagtgggcctgtagtcgtggccgcccatagtgggcctgtagtcgtggccgcccatagtgggcctgtagtcgtggccgcccatagtgggcctgtagtcgtggccgcccatagtgggcctgtagtcgtggccgcccatagtgggcctgtagtcgtggccgcccatagtgggcctaTAGTcatggccgcccatagtgggcctatagtcgtggccgcccatagtgggcctaTAGTCATGGCCGCCCATAGTGGGTCTATAGTCATGGCCGCCCATAGTGGGTCtatagtcgtggccgcccatagtgggcctaTAGTCATGGCCGCCCATAGTGGGTCTATAGTCATGGCCGCCCATAGTGGGTCtatagtcgtggccgcccatagtgggcatatagtcgtggccgcccatagtaGTCCTATAGTcatggccgcccatagtgggcatatagtcgtggccgcccatagtgggcctgtagtcatggccgcccatagtgggcctatagtcgtggccgcccatagtgggcctatagtcgtggccgcccatagtcGTGGCCGCTCACAGTGGGCCTGAGTCGTGGCCGCCCACAGTGGGCCTGAGTCGTGGCCGCCCacagtgggcctgtagtcgtggccgcccctagtgggcctgtagtcgtggccgcccctagtgggcctgtagtcgtggccgcccctagtgggcctgtagtcgtggccgcccctagtgggcctgtagtcgtggccgcccctagtgggcctgtagtcgtggccgcccctagtgggcctgtagtcgtggccgcccctagtgggcctgtagtcgtggccgcccctagtgggcctgtagtcgtggccgcccctagtgggcctgtagtcgtggccgcccctagtgggcctgtagtcgtggccgcccctagtgggcctgtagtcgtggccgcccctagtgggcctgtagtcgtggccgcccctagtgggcctgtagtcgtggccgcccctagtgggcctgtagtcgtggccgcccctagtgggcctgtagtcgtggccgcccctagtgggcctgtagtcgtggccgcccctagtgggcctgtagtcgtggccgcccctagtgggcctgtagtcgtggccgcccctagtgggcctgtagtcgtggccgcccctagtgggcctgtagtcgtggccgcccctagtgggcctgtagtcgtggccgcccctagtgggcctgtagtcgtggccgcccctagtgggcctgtagtcgtggccgcccctagtgggcctgtagtcgtggccgcccctagtgggcctgtagtcgtggccgcccctagtgggcctgtagtcgtggccgcccctagtgggcctgtagtcgtggccgcccctagtgggcctgtagtcgtggccgcccctagtgggcctgtagtcgtggccgcccctagtgggcctgtagtcgtggccgcccctagtgggcctgtagtcgtggccgcccctagtgggcctgtagtcgtggccgcccctagtgggcctgtagtcgtggccgcccctagtgggcctgtagtcgtggccgcccctagtgggcctgtagtcgtggccgcccctagtgggcctgtagtcgtggccgcccctagtgggcctgtagtcgtggccgcccctagtgggcctgtagtcgtggccgcccctagtgggcctgtagtcgtggccgcccctagtgggcctgtagtcgtggccgcccctagtgggcctgtagtcgtggccgcccctagtgggcctgtagtcgtggccgcccctagtgggcctgtagtcgtggccgcccctagtgggcctgtagtcgtggccgcccctagtgggcctgtagtcgtggccgcccctagtgggcctgtagtcgtggccgcccctagtgggcctgtagtcgtggccgcccctagtgggcctgtagtcgtggccgcccctagtgggcctgtagtcgtggccgcccatagtgggcccgtagtcgtggccgcccctagtgggcctgtagtcgtggccgcccatagtgggcccgtagtcgtggccgcccctagtgggcctatagtcgtggccgcccatagtgggcccgtagtcgtggccgcccatagtgggcctatagtcgtggccgcccatagtgggcctatagtcgtggccgcccatagtggggTCTATAGTCATGGCCGCCCATAGTGGGTCtatagtcgtggccgcccatagtgggcatatagtcgtggccgcccatagtaGGCCTATAGTcatggccgcccatagtgggcatatagtcgtggccgcccatagtgggcctgtagtcgtggccgcccatagtgggcctgtagtcgtggccgcccatagtgggcctatagtcgtggccgcccatagtcgtggccgcccatagtgagcatatagtcgtggccgcccatagtcgtggccgcccatagtgggc encodes the following:
- the LOC137639523 gene encoding uncharacterized protein, which encodes MAAHSGPIVVAAHSGPIVMAAHSGSIVMAAHSGSIVVAAHSGPIVMAAHSGSIVMAAHSGSIVVAAHSGHIVVAAHSSPIVMAAHSGHIVVAAHSGPVVMAAHSGPIVVAAHSGPIVVAAHSRGRSQWA